Proteins from a genomic interval of Eisenibacter elegans DSM 3317:
- the ftsH gene encoding ATP-dependent zinc metalloprotease FtsH → MSNNKKKLPVPPPRGGGYQLWIIVSIVVVIIGVTYFSKSGAAVEITEREFHKMLATEKIQEVVVYNREEVEVTLKPAALPEYESRLTMQRSPFPTERGPHFKFRIISPDNFSDRFVKVQAEAGIPEDKRIGFRSERRSDIGLQLLNWALLISMIVVVWIIMRRMSGAGGPGGQIFNIGKSRATLFDAENRVKITFNDVAGLDEAKEEVQEVVDFLRSPEKYRDLGGKIPKGVLLVGPPGTGKTLLAKAVAGEANVPFFSLSGSDFVEMFVGVGAARVRDLFKQAKEKAPCIVFIDEIDAIGRSRGRGAMPGANDERENTLNSLLVEMDGFSTDTGVIILAATNRPDVLDSALMRPGRFDRQISIDKPDIVGREAIFKVHLKPLRKSEGVDAKKLAAQTPGFAGAEIANVCNEAALIAARRDKKAIDMQDFQDAIDRVIGGLEKKNKLILPEEKRTVAYHEAGHAVAGWFLEHADPLVKVSIVPRGVAALGYAQYLPREQFLYTTEQLLDEMCMTLGGRAAEDIVFGKISTGALSDLERITKMAYSMVSIYGMNDKIGNVSFYDSKQSDYSFNKPYSDATAQTIDEEVRKLIDTAYERTKALLTQHREALEKVAQELLSKEILFQTDLENLIGKRPFDRQTTYQAYTNAASPEAEAAAPANEVTATQEAPSDNENAA, encoded by the coding sequence ATGAGCAATAATAAGAAAAAACTACCCGTTCCCCCACCGCGTGGAGGGGGCTACCAGCTTTGGATTATCGTAAGCATTGTCGTAGTCATTATCGGGGTTACCTACTTTAGTAAAAGTGGAGCAGCCGTAGAAATTACAGAGCGCGAATTTCACAAGATGTTGGCCACTGAGAAAATCCAAGAGGTGGTCGTCTACAACCGCGAAGAAGTAGAGGTTACACTCAAGCCGGCTGCCCTGCCCGAATACGAATCGCGCCTTACGATGCAGCGCTCGCCTTTCCCCACAGAGCGAGGTCCACATTTCAAGTTCCGGATTATTTCCCCAGATAATTTCTCTGACCGCTTCGTAAAAGTACAGGCTGAGGCCGGAATCCCCGAAGACAAACGCATTGGCTTCCGCTCCGAACGCCGCTCTGATATCGGGCTACAACTGCTCAACTGGGCATTGTTGATTTCGATGATTGTTGTAGTCTGGATTATTATGCGCCGGATGTCAGGTGCAGGTGGACCCGGAGGGCAGATTTTCAACATCGGCAAATCTCGGGCAACACTTTTTGATGCCGAAAACCGCGTCAAAATCACTTTCAATGATGTCGCCGGGTTGGATGAGGCCAAGGAAGAGGTTCAAGAAGTAGTAGACTTTTTGCGTAGCCCCGAAAAATACCGCGACCTAGGGGGCAAAATCCCCAAAGGGGTACTCCTTGTAGGCCCTCCGGGCACAGGCAAAACCCTATTGGCCAAGGCTGTAGCCGGCGAAGCCAATGTCCCTTTCTTTTCGCTCTCAGGCTCTGACTTTGTGGAGATGTTTGTAGGAGTGGGTGCGGCTCGCGTCAGAGACTTGTTCAAACAAGCCAAAGAGAAAGCGCCTTGTATTGTATTCATCGATGAGATTGATGCCATCGGGCGATCTCGTGGGCGTGGCGCAATGCCCGGTGCCAATGATGAGCGCGAAAATACACTCAACTCTCTCTTGGTAGAAATGGATGGATTCTCGACCGACACCGGCGTAATCATCCTAGCAGCTACCAACCGCCCTGATGTACTCGACTCTGCCCTGATGCGTCCAGGACGCTTCGACCGCCAAATCAGCATTGATAAGCCCGATATCGTAGGACGCGAGGCCATCTTCAAGGTACACCTCAAGCCTTTGCGTAAGTCCGAAGGCGTAGATGCTAAGAAATTAGCTGCCCAAACCCCTGGGTTTGCCGGTGCCGAAATCGCCAACGTATGTAACGAGGCTGCCCTCATAGCCGCCCGACGCGACAAAAAGGCCATCGATATGCAAGATTTCCAAGATGCCATCGACCGTGTGATTGGAGGATTGGAGAAGAAGAACAAGCTCATCTTGCCCGAAGAGAAACGTACCGTAGCCTATCACGAGGCAGGCCACGCTGTCGCCGGATGGTTCTTAGAACACGCAGACCCCTTGGTCAAGGTCAGTATTGTACCCCGTGGGGTAGCCGCCTTGGGATATGCCCAATACCTCCCCCGCGAGCAGTTCCTCTATACCACAGAGCAACTCTTGGACGAAATGTGTATGACTCTTGGCGGACGCGCTGCCGAAGACATTGTGTTTGGGAAAATCTCCACCGGTGCACTCAGCGACTTGGAGCGCATTACCAAAATGGCCTATAGTATGGTCTCTATCTATGGAATGAACGATAAGATAGGCAATGTGTCGTTTTATGACTCCAAACAATCGGACTACTCGTTCAACAAACCATACTCTGATGCGACGGCTCAAACCATCGACGAAGAGGTACGCAAATTGATAGATACGGCCTATGAGCGCACTAAGGCGCTCCTGACCCAGCACCGCGAGGCGCTCGAAAAGGTAGCTCAAGAGCTGCTCTCCAAGGAGATACTATTCCAAACAGATTTGGAAAACCTCATTGGCAAACGCCCCTTTGACCGCCAGACTACCTATCAGGCTTACACCAATGCGGCTAGCCCTGAGGCCGAAGCCGCTGCGCCTGCTAACGAAGTTACGGCCACACAGGAAGCCCCCTCAGACAACGAAAACGCTGCCTGA
- a CDS encoding LutC/YkgG family protein — protein MSQNSREQILRNIQQALQKPTEKPMPKPDFSASVYIPPVSPYLDVAFAENFKKNKSTFFFCQSIEEALLTLKRYLQEKAYEHVFVWEEYLQKLMDVAQLPYQKDEALLLQSEVSITLCEALAARTGSILVSSRQQAGRRLSIYPPAHIVVAFTSQIQPDLKEALTFVQEQYTPNFPSMLSVISGPSQTADIEKTLVLGAHGPKELTLFLIDES, from the coding sequence ATGAGCCAAAATAGTCGCGAACAGATATTGCGCAATATCCAACAAGCGCTACAGAAACCAACCGAGAAGCCGATGCCTAAGCCCGACTTCTCGGCTTCGGTATATATCCCCCCTGTGTCGCCGTATTTGGATGTCGCTTTTGCCGAAAATTTTAAGAAGAACAAAAGCACTTTCTTCTTTTGTCAAAGCATCGAAGAAGCCCTGCTGACACTCAAACGCTACTTGCAAGAAAAGGCTTATGAACACGTGTTTGTATGGGAAGAATATTTGCAAAAACTGATGGATGTGGCACAATTGCCCTACCAAAAAGACGAAGCGCTGCTATTGCAGTCTGAAGTAAGCATCACACTTTGCGAAGCCCTAGCCGCCCGCACAGGCAGCATCTTGGTCTCCTCTCGCCAGCAGGCAGGGCGGCGGCTGAGTATCTATCCTCCGGCACATATTGTGGTGGCGTTTACTTCCCAAATCCAACCCGACCTCAAAGAAGCGCTGACCTTCGTACAGGAACAATATACTCCCAACTTCCCCTCGATGCTTTCGGTCATCAGTGGGCCCAGCCAAACGGCAGACATTGAAAAAACCTTGGTATTGGGCGCACACGGCCCCAAAGAACTGACACTCTTTCTCATTGATGAGTCCTGA
- a CDS encoding UDP-2,3-diacylglucosamine diphosphatase gives MSPDISLQSFLAPHFPKMNTGKRLFFASDFHLGAPNADKSRRRELDIIDWLEQIRPEAAAIVLVGDIFDFWYEYRHVIPKGFVRFQGKLAELSDAGIPIAFFTGNHDMWMQRYFWEELGIPVYRQPQSLHIANQKLYIGHGDGLGPGDYTYKLLKRVFENRLARWLFSRLVHPDWGVGLALFWSRSSRARNQKKGEEQFMGEKEWLWQYCRSLEQTNPHDWYIFGHRHLPLDLPVGTQSRYINLGEWLHHYTYASYDGQQVHLQTFEPVSVAS, from the coding sequence ATGAGTCCTGATATCTCGCTCCAATCTTTTTTAGCGCCGCATTTTCCGAAGATGAATACCGGAAAGCGGCTTTTTTTTGCCTCTGACTTCCACTTGGGCGCACCTAATGCGGATAAAAGCCGCCGCCGCGAGTTGGATATTATCGATTGGTTGGAGCAAATCCGCCCCGAAGCTGCTGCTATTGTGTTGGTGGGAGATATTTTTGATTTTTGGTACGAATACCGCCACGTTATCCCTAAAGGCTTTGTGCGCTTCCAAGGGAAACTGGCCGAGTTGAGTGATGCCGGAATCCCCATCGCTTTTTTTACTGGCAACCACGATATGTGGATGCAACGCTACTTCTGGGAGGAACTGGGCATACCCGTTTATCGTCAGCCACAAAGCCTCCATATCGCCAACCAAAAACTATACATCGGCCACGGCGACGGCTTAGGGCCGGGCGACTATACCTACAAGTTGCTCAAAAGGGTATTTGAAAACCGATTGGCACGATGGCTCTTTTCGCGGCTTGTACATCCCGACTGGGGAGTGGGCTTGGCCCTCTTTTGGTCGAGAAGCAGCCGCGCCCGAAATCAGAAAAAAGGAGAAGAGCAATTTATGGGCGAAAAAGAATGGCTCTGGCAGTATTGCCGCAGCTTAGAACAAACCAACCCCCACGATTGGTACATCTTCGGGCATCGGCACTTGCCCCTTGACTTGCCCGTAGGCACACAAAGCCGCTATATCAACTTGGGCGAATGGCTGCACCATTATACCTATGCTAGCTATGACGGCCAACAAGTACATTTGCAGACTTTTGAACCCGTGTCAGTAGCCTCTTAA
- a CDS encoding citrate synthase, with protein MSKFAELTLDGKTYQLPVIVGTEGEHAIDITKLRDMTGYITLDTGYKNTGSTTSAVTFLDGEQGILHYRGYPIEQLAEKSTFLEVAYLLIHGELPTKEQFEVFERGIRRRTLVNEDMRKIFDGFPVNAHPMGVMAALASALATFYPGAIDPNLDPDAINLRIARLIAKMPTLAAWAYKNSNGHPVNYPQNKFNYIENFLYMMFSLPVEEYTPDPVVVDALDKLLILHADHEQNCSASTVRLVGSSQVSLYSAVSGGISSLWGPLHGGANQEVLEMLEAIHQDGGNVDKFIEKAKDKNSGFRLMGFGHRVYKNFDPRAKIIKVACDNVLNKLGVNDPLLEIAKKLEERALNDPYFVEKKLYPNVDFYSGIIYKAIGIPTNMFTVMFALGRLPGWIAQWLEMRTDKQPIGRPRQIYTGHTKRDYVPMEQR; from the coding sequence ATGTCTAAATTTGCTGAACTCACCTTAGACGGGAAAACATACCAATTGCCAGTAATTGTAGGTACTGAGGGAGAGCACGCCATCGATATCACCAAGCTTCGTGATATGACAGGCTATATCACCCTAGATACAGGCTACAAAAACACAGGCTCTACTACAAGTGCCGTTACGTTCTTGGACGGAGAACAAGGAATCCTGCACTACCGTGGCTACCCTATCGAGCAATTAGCCGAGAAATCTACATTTTTGGAAGTAGCTTACCTCTTGATTCACGGGGAGCTACCTACGAAGGAGCAGTTTGAAGTGTTTGAACGCGGCATCCGTCGCCGTACCTTGGTCAATGAGGATATGCGCAAAATTTTTGACGGCTTCCCTGTCAATGCACACCCGATGGGCGTAATGGCTGCTCTGGCTTCTGCCTTGGCTACTTTCTACCCTGGCGCGATTGACCCTAACCTCGACCCTGATGCCATCAACTTACGTATCGCCCGCCTGATTGCCAAAATGCCAACACTGGCCGCTTGGGCGTACAAAAACTCTAACGGACACCCCGTAAACTATCCGCAGAACAAGTTCAACTACATCGAGAACTTCTTGTATATGATGTTCAGCCTGCCGGTAGAAGAGTATACCCCAGACCCAGTGGTGGTAGATGCGCTAGACAAGCTGCTGATCCTGCATGCCGATCACGAGCAAAACTGCTCTGCTTCAACAGTACGCTTGGTAGGTTCTTCACAAGTAAGCTTGTACTCTGCCGTATCAGGTGGTATCAGCTCACTATGGGGCCCTCTACACGGCGGAGCTAACCAAGAGGTGCTCGAAATGTTGGAGGCCATTCACCAAGATGGTGGCAACGTAGATAAGTTTATCGAAAAGGCCAAAGACAAAAATAGCGGCTTCCGCCTAATGGGCTTCGGACACCGTGTGTACAAAAACTTCGACCCCCGCGCCAAAATCATCAAAGTAGCCTGCGACAATGTATTGAACAAGCTAGGAGTAAATGATCCCTTGCTCGAAATTGCTAAAAAACTCGAAGAGCGCGCCCTCAATGACCCCTACTTCGTAGAGAAAAAGCTTTATCCGAACGTAGACTTCTATTCAGGCATTATCTACAAAGCCATTGGTATTCCGACCAATATGTTTACGGTAATGTTTGCGCTTGGCCGCCTACCAGGCTGGATTGCGCAGTGGCTCGAAATGCGCACTGACAAGCAGCCTATCGGTCGCCCTCGTCAGATTTACACTGGGCATACCAAGCGTGATTATGTTCCGATGGAGCAACGCTAG
- a CDS encoding outer membrane beta-barrel protein gives MKKLLFAAALFFATSATVWAQGIELGIRAGGTFTSGRTELPAAQGVQVLAPNPLPFGIPALNNSGNGAGTGFVAGVYGRLTLPLGFFVQAEVDYVRIQLNQKVDAPFAFTTVVPVQGVGNVASEIRFAGVESTTNAAGFNIPLHFGKSFAGGLVRAYLGPNFLFLSSAEQKADYEYVGATGALAAQNNQLQLAFSETRTDDLTQPTLDPNRQVLSFIVGVEVGVGVNLPVGGLGVDLRYSVPAITGVYENKDIKGFLGITSLTVSKRLFKLGM, from the coding sequence ATGAAAAAACTACTATTTGCAGCAGCCCTCTTCTTCGCTACTTCAGCCACTGTATGGGCGCAAGGCATCGAACTAGGCATCCGCGCTGGCGGTACTTTTACCAGCGGCAGAACTGAGCTGCCAGCCGCTCAAGGAGTTCAGGTACTGGCTCCTAACCCACTTCCTTTTGGTATCCCCGCACTTAATAACAGTGGTAATGGGGCAGGCACTGGTTTTGTAGCCGGTGTTTATGGACGTTTAACACTCCCCTTGGGTTTCTTTGTTCAGGCTGAGGTGGACTATGTAAGAATCCAATTAAACCAAAAAGTAGATGCGCCTTTTGCGTTTACCACTGTCGTACCTGTACAGGGTGTAGGCAATGTAGCCAGTGAAATTCGATTTGCAGGAGTAGAATCTACTACTAATGCAGCCGGTTTCAATATTCCTTTGCACTTCGGTAAAAGCTTTGCCGGTGGATTGGTACGTGCCTACTTAGGCCCTAATTTTCTGTTTTTGAGCAGCGCGGAGCAAAAAGCAGATTATGAATATGTTGGAGCTACTGGTGCTCTAGCTGCCCAAAATAATCAATTACAATTAGCTTTTAGCGAAACTCGTACAGACGATCTTACACAACCTACATTGGACCCCAACCGTCAGGTCTTGAGCTTCATCGTAGGCGTTGAGGTAGGTGTAGGTGTCAACTTACCTGTAGGTGGTTTGGGTGTAGACTTGCGCTATAGCGTGCCAGCCATCACGGGTGTATACGAAAACAAAGACATCAAAGGCTTCTTGGGCATCACATCGCTCACTGTAAGCAAGCGTCTTTTCAAGCTTGGTATGTAA
- a CDS encoding anthranilate synthase component I family protein — translation MLPRYQLQTQHKRLLADTLTPVSIYLKVRDKFPNAILLESSDYHGAENTFSYICFAPMAGFSLSQGKVTYSYANGQNIQRQLTQPQEAIGALQTFLDSFEAEKLPFHFITQGVFGYTTYDAVQYFEEVSIQRPSNADTHIPEMRYHLYGYVIAINHFKNELYLFEHSCPELPGVTNGLEVIEALLHNKNVPAYSFSCVGEEQANMDDAHFLKMIAQGQQHCKRGDVFQIVLSRRFSQAFKGDEFNVYRALRSINPSPYLFYFDYGSFKIFGSSPEAQLVVKGQKAEIHPIAGTFKRTGNDESDAELARLLAADEKENAEHVMLVDLARNDLSRNGSQVQVETFKEIQYYSHLIHLVSKVTAHIPPQTAALQLFADTFPAGTLSGAPKHRALTLINRYEPSNRGYYGGAIGFMSFEGELNHAIMIRSFLSQGNRLHYQAGAGVVSKSVPENELEEVHNKLRALRTALQEAQNIR, via the coding sequence ATGCTCCCACGCTACCAACTCCAAACCCAACACAAACGCTTGCTGGCTGACACACTGACGCCGGTGAGTATCTATCTCAAGGTGCGCGACAAGTTTCCCAATGCCATCTTGCTCGAAAGCTCGGACTACCACGGAGCCGAAAACACCTTTTCCTATATTTGCTTCGCACCAATGGCAGGCTTTAGTCTCAGCCAAGGAAAGGTTACGTATAGTTACGCCAATGGCCAAAATATCCAGCGTCAGCTAACACAACCCCAAGAGGCTATCGGGGCTTTGCAAACTTTTTTGGACAGCTTTGAGGCCGAAAAGCTGCCCTTCCATTTCATCACCCAGGGGGTGTTTGGCTATACGACATACGATGCTGTCCAGTATTTTGAAGAAGTTTCGATTCAGCGCCCAAGCAATGCCGACACTCACATTCCGGAGATGCGTTATCACCTCTACGGCTATGTAATTGCCATCAACCACTTCAAAAACGAGCTATATCTCTTTGAGCATAGCTGCCCGGAGCTGCCCGGGGTTACCAATGGGTTAGAGGTCATCGAGGCGCTCCTACACAACAAAAATGTACCTGCCTACAGCTTCAGCTGTGTTGGCGAAGAACAGGCCAATATGGACGATGCCCACTTTCTGAAGATGATTGCTCAGGGGCAACAACACTGTAAGCGGGGCGATGTGTTTCAGATAGTGCTCTCTAGGCGCTTTTCGCAAGCTTTCAAAGGAGACGAGTTTAATGTGTACCGAGCGCTGCGCTCCATCAACCCCTCGCCCTACTTGTTTTATTTTGACTATGGTAGCTTCAAGATTTTTGGCTCTTCGCCCGAAGCGCAGCTGGTGGTCAAAGGGCAAAAGGCCGAGATACACCCCATCGCGGGGACGTTCAAACGTACCGGCAACGACGAGTCCGACGCAGAGCTAGCCCGCCTACTCGCCGCCGATGAAAAAGAAAACGCTGAGCACGTGATGCTCGTAGACTTAGCCCGCAACGACCTCAGCCGCAATGGCAGTCAGGTACAGGTCGAGACCTTCAAAGAAATCCAGTATTACTCACACCTCATCCACTTGGTGTCGAAGGTAACGGCACATATCCCACCACAAACAGCGGCCTTACAGTTATTTGCCGATACTTTTCCCGCCGGCACGCTCTCCGGCGCTCCCAAACACCGAGCCCTGACCCTGATAAACCGCTACGAGCCTTCGAACCGAGGGTATTATGGCGGCGCTATTGGCTTTATGAGCTTCGAGGGAGAGCTCAACCACGCTATTATGATTCGTTCATTCTTGAGCCAAGGCAACCGGCTGCATTATCAGGCCGGCGCGGGGGTTGTTTCTAAGTCTGTTCCTGAGAATGAGCTAGAAGAAGTGCATAACAAGCTTCGCGCCCTGCGTACTGCCCTTCAAGAAGCGCAAAATATCCGCTAA
- a CDS encoding anthranilate synthase component II codes for MKILVLDNYDSFVYNLVHLLRELGHSPEVFRNNKLPLEAVAAYDKILLSPGPGIPSEAGLMPQIIEAYAAQKSILGVCLGHQAIGEAFGAQLHNLPEVLHGISSTMHITDTSEPLFAGLPEQLSIGHYHSWVVEAGSLPESLRITATDERGHVMALAHTRYDVRGVQFHPESVMTAHGREMLANWLGI; via the coding sequence ATGAAAATTTTAGTACTCGACAACTACGACTCTTTTGTGTACAATCTCGTACATCTTTTGCGCGAACTAGGGCATAGCCCTGAGGTGTTCCGCAACAACAAACTGCCCTTGGAGGCAGTGGCAGCTTATGATAAAATCCTGCTTTCGCCGGGGCCGGGCATCCCCTCCGAAGCAGGGTTGATGCCGCAAATCATCGAAGCGTATGCTGCTCAGAAAAGCATCTTGGGCGTATGCCTAGGCCATCAGGCCATCGGAGAGGCGTTTGGTGCCCAACTTCACAATTTGCCCGAAGTCTTGCATGGCATCAGTTCTACGATGCACATCACAGATACTTCAGAGCCGCTTTTTGCCGGCTTGCCTGAGCAACTCTCCATCGGCCACTATCATTCTTGGGTTGTAGAAGCAGGAAGTCTACCCGAAAGCCTGCGCATCACCGCAACGGATGAGCGCGGCCACGTAATGGCCTTGGCTCATACCCGATATGATGTGCGTGGCGTGCAATTTCACCCTGAGTCGGTGATGACCGCCCACGGACGAGAAATGCTGGCCAATTGGTTGGGAATCTAA
- a CDS encoding PD-(D/E)XK nuclease family transposase, which produces MAHASSIGRCIDLFTDFGFKRIFDTERNKDLLTDFLNNLLANELPSVKALNYRDKEKSGKHYSSDCPKSD; this is translated from the coding sequence ATGGCTCACGCTTCATCCATAGGGCGCTGTATTGACCTCTTTACTGATTTCGGATTCAAGCGTATCTTTGATACCGAACGCAACAAAGATTTACTGACTGATTTCCTCAATAACCTGCTTGCCAATGAGTTGCCATCTGTAAAAGCCCTAAACTACCGCGACAAAGAAAAATCAGGTAAACACTATAGTTCAGACTGCCCAAAAAGCGATTAG
- a CDS encoding MmcQ/YjbR family DNA-binding protein, translating into MNIEEFRNYCLAFPETSESLPFDENTLVFKVFDKMFAATDLNEFESINLKCDPEKALELREMYEAIQPGYHMSKRHWNTILMNGELTDDEIRHWIRHSYELVVDKLPRRQRELLNWSKT; encoded by the coding sequence ATGAATATAGAAGAGTTTAGAAACTACTGCCTAGCCTTTCCCGAAACAAGTGAAAGCCTCCCTTTTGATGAGAATACCCTCGTTTTCAAGGTGTTTGATAAAATGTTTGCCGCAACTGACCTCAACGAATTTGAGAGTATCAACCTCAAATGTGATCCCGAAAAAGCCCTTGAACTACGCGAAATGTATGAGGCTATACAGCCGGGTTATCACATGAGCAAACGACATTGGAATACCATCCTGATGAATGGAGAACTCACCGACGATGAAATACGACATTGGATACGACACTCCTACGAACTTGTAGTAGACAAGCTACCCCGAAGGCAGCGAGAACTGCTCAATTGGTCAAAAACCTAA
- the pheA gene encoding prephenate dehydratase produces the protein MKTLEALRQTIDQIDDQLVELLNQRMEVVRQVGELKRTNNAIIYRPEREKDIIDRLSGKLTANAPLNRAAIEAVFLEIFAASRNLELPEKVAYLGPEGSYTHQAAESRFGVMSQYLPLPSIKSVFENVVTERVRFGVIPIENNQAGVVAESLDALMEHDVKIVAEILLPIHHTFASRYDNLKDIRYIFSKDQGFLQCQKFLEEYFPQANAELVPVESTSKAAQLAMERDNSAAICAAIGAKLYQLPILFYNIEDSPNNRTRFLILSKDFNNQPSGQDKTTIVAQLPDQPGSLASFLSEFDKARINLSKIESRPAREQHKFNSRFYIEIDGHAEQDNLKDILTRYAANIRCLGSYVKLC, from the coding sequence ATGAAAACGCTCGAAGCCCTACGCCAAACCATAGACCAGATAGATGATCAATTGGTAGAGTTACTCAACCAACGGATGGAGGTAGTTCGCCAAGTAGGCGAACTAAAACGCACCAATAACGCCATTATCTATCGTCCTGAGCGCGAAAAAGACATTATCGACCGCCTGAGCGGTAAGCTTACAGCCAACGCGCCCCTCAACCGTGCGGCCATCGAAGCAGTATTTTTAGAAATATTTGCCGCCAGCCGCAACCTAGAACTGCCCGAAAAAGTAGCCTATCTTGGCCCTGAAGGCAGCTACACACACCAGGCCGCCGAAAGCCGCTTTGGCGTAATGAGCCAATATCTACCCTTACCTTCTATTAAATCTGTTTTTGAGAATGTCGTTACAGAAAGGGTTCGCTTTGGTGTCATCCCGATAGAAAACAACCAGGCTGGTGTAGTCGCTGAAAGCCTTGATGCACTCATGGAGCACGATGTCAAAATTGTTGCTGAAATTTTGCTGCCCATACATCATACTTTTGCCAGCCGCTACGACAACCTTAAAGACATTCGTTATATCTTCTCCAAAGACCAAGGTTTTTTGCAATGCCAGAAGTTTTTGGAAGAGTATTTCCCTCAGGCCAACGCAGAGCTGGTGCCAGTAGAATCAACCTCAAAAGCCGCTCAACTCGCTATGGAACGCGACAACAGCGCCGCAATCTGTGCTGCCATCGGCGCTAAGCTCTATCAGCTGCCTATCTTGTTTTATAACATCGAAGATAGCCCCAACAATCGTACACGGTTTTTGATTCTTAGTAAGGATTTCAACAACCAACCTAGTGGTCAAGATAAAACTACCATTGTCGCCCAGCTCCCCGACCAACCCGGCAGCCTAGCCTCTTTCTTGAGTGAGTTTGACAAGGCACGCATCAATCTTAGTAAAATTGAAAGCCGCCCGGCGCGTGAACAACATAAATTCAACTCTCGTTTTTATATCGAAATCGACGGCCACGCCGAGCAAGACAACTTAAAAGATATTCTGACACGCTACGCAGCCAATATACGCTGTCTTGGCAGTTATGTCAAGCTATGCTAA
- a CDS encoding peptidylprolyl isomerase translates to MIKAAIHTAYGVMEVAFFEKDAPKTVENFVKLSESGFYDELTFHRVIPNFVVQAGCPEGTGRGGPGYRIDCELTGDNQYHDRGVLSMAHAGRNTGGSQFFICHNRQNTQHLDRKHTVFGKVVDGIDIVDQIKQGDKIEKIVIERS, encoded by the coding sequence ATGATTAAAGCAGCTATCCATACGGCCTACGGAGTAATGGAAGTGGCATTTTTTGAAAAAGATGCTCCTAAGACAGTAGAAAACTTTGTAAAGCTTTCTGAATCAGGATTTTATGATGAACTGACTTTCCATCGTGTTATTCCCAACTTTGTTGTGCAGGCTGGATGCCCCGAGGGTACAGGAAGGGGAGGCCCGGGCTATCGTATTGACTGTGAGCTTACTGGCGACAACCAATACCACGACCGTGGCGTGCTTTCGATGGCTCACGCAGGGCGCAACACCGGAGGGTCGCAGTTTTTTATCTGCCATAACCGCCAAAACACACAGCACCTTGATCGAAAACATACTGTTTTTGGCAAGGTAGTAGATGGAATCGATATTGTTGACCAGATTAAGCAAGGCGACAAAATCGAGAAAATTGTGATTGAGCGCAGCTAA
- a CDS encoding DUF1987 domain-containing protein, with product MENIHIEGTARSPYVHFNAETGELEISGRSIPEHAINFYKPLLDWLEQYMNNPKLQTKMVFNLEYFNTASSKCILDLLRQLEKVQETNKTEVSVKWFYDDGDEDMEESGNDFKSLINLNIELHSK from the coding sequence ATGGAAAACATTCATATTGAAGGAACTGCACGCTCTCCATATGTGCATTTCAACGCAGAGACGGGTGAACTAGAAATTTCAGGTAGATCTATCCCCGAACACGCAATTAATTTTTATAAGCCGCTGCTCGACTGGCTAGAACAATATATGAACAATCCAAAGCTGCAAACCAAGATGGTTTTCAATTTGGAATATTTCAACACCGCCTCTTCTAAGTGTATCTTAGACTTGCTGCGCCAACTCGAAAAGGTACAAGAAACCAACAAAACCGAGGTCTCTGTCAAATGGTTTTATGATGATGGAGATGAGGATATGGAAGAATCTGGCAATGACTTCAAATCGTTGATTAACCTTAATATCGAACTACACTCTAAGTAG